The following nucleotide sequence is from Burkholderia gladioli.
ATTCACAGCGCAAGGCAAACCAAAATTGAAATGACACTTCAAGCGACTATACTCGCGATTCTCACAATCGCATCTCCCTGCCTCTTCGCAAAGACGCAAACGCAAGACAACACAAGCAATCATCAATATATTTCGGCAAAAATTTTATACGCAACATCTGCGTTAACAAATTGCTCATTCCAATATAGCCCGATCGATTTTTGCGATGCCAAGCATGTTGAAGCATACCAGGATGCGATCAAGAATAATTCTCCCAATTTTAACGGCCACTACATTCTTCTAACCTATCCAGAGTTCAAAAATTATCACCAGCGAACAGTCGTAGCCATCGACACGCAAACCGGTGTGGTCTATCCGCTTCCTATCGATGCGTTTTCTGGCTATATGCGTGGTCGGCGCATCGCCAAAGACGATGGCAAAATCACCTACTCATTAGACAGCAACAAAGTTTGTATCAGCGGAGCAATATTGGTATACCGAGCATTTGAAGAGGGTAATTTTTGCTTCGATTTCGTCGGCGATAAATTTGTCGGACATCATACCGAATATATGTACCCTTAACGCCTCGGTACGAGGATTAATCTAATCCGCGTCGGCGACGACACCGACCACGGCGGCAAAGTGGAAACCGGCTCGCAGACGATGCAATACGACGGCCGGTGCGTCGCCCGCAGGGGAGACCTCGTTTCCTGCCCGAAGCATCCCGAGGTGTCACCCAATCTCATCGAAGAGGGCGACACGTCGTTGACAGACGCAGGCGTGCCGATCGCGCGACATGCGGGCGCCGTCTCTCGTCGAGCCTCATCTAGCTGAACCACTCTCGGGCCAGCGCGACCGGGCCCACGGCACTGACTCAATCCGGCACGATCCGCAGTTGCTGGACGGCCTGCTGCATTGAAGGACGGCCTGCTGCATTGAAGGACGACGAGGGCCGCGCGTGATTCCTCATGACGATCGGTGCAAAGGACGGCAGCGCACGGCAGGGATGGGTCTGTGAGCAAGATCATCCGCTCGTGCGGATGTGCGGGCCGTGGAACTGGCCGGGATTCGAATTGATCGACAACAGCAACATCATGCCGGTCGACAATGATTCTATCCAAGTCATTTTTTTTGAAGGACTGGCTTGGCCGTGTTGACGACTACTTCAGACAAAACCATGAACAGATTGATACGCACTTTTATTGGACTGTGCCTTCTTCCTGGATCCGAGGCGGCGATTGCGCAAGCGCCTCAAACTGAGGCGAGTCCACTTCTTGGCGAATGGCGGTATGCATCTGCGCAACACGAAGGCAAAAAGTCTTATTCCACCTTTGTCATTAAATTACATAAATCTTCAGGCAATCAAATTACAGGGAGTTACTGCTTTATCACCGAGGAAGGACAAAGAATTGATTGCGACACGGAAGGGATCAACAATTTGAATGGAACAATATCGCCTGACGGGTTACGCGCGACGATCAACTTCTTCTCGTTCTTTGGTTCAAAAAATGGAATCTCAGATATTTCAATAAATAACAGAGAATTGCATTGGAAGGTCACAAGAAATCCAGACGGCGATTTCTTTTACGGCCCACTCGACGTTTACCTGACCAGGGATAGCAAAGCATCCGATAATAGGCAGGTAACCGCAAATCGAGCCTACCTGTACGCGGAGCCAACCAGCAAAGGCAAAACAAAATTCTACATAATAAAAGGGGACATGGTTGAATTATTAAAAATCGCTGACAACCTCAAGTTCTGGAGAGTTAGATATACCGCGAAAGACGGGAGGATTATAGAGCGCTGGATTGAGTGCGGCACAGTCAACGCATGTCCGTAGCCCGGCGCGAAAATGATCAATTTGATTCGGGTAGGCAACGACACCGACCACGACGACAAGGTGGAAACCGGGTCGGCGACGATGCGGTACGACGGCCGCCAGGTCGCTCGCCAAGGGGATCTCGTATGTTGTCCAAGGCATCCAGACGTGTCGCCCAACGTCGTAGAGGAAGGCGACACGTCTTTGACGGATACCGGCGTACCGATCGTTCGGCATGGGCATCACGCAACATGCAGGTGCCGTCTCTTGTCGACGCCTTCACTTCCACCCGCGATCCAGCGAACGTGCCTTGCAGCACCGCCGCGTACGGCTTCGCCACGAAGGCCCGCCACGCGTCCACCGACCATGGCTCGATACGCGTAACGGGGCTGCCGGCGAATCGGACCTTGAGCATCGAGGCCTGAAAAGTCATCGCTCGGCGGTTGCCACACCAGAACATGCCGACGGAGCACATGAGAACCCCACTCACAAAACTACCAACTGTTAGTTAGCTATGGCGTAACCTACGCATGTGCGTGGTCGACCAGCCGCGAAACAGGCGACGTTTGCCACATACGTATCGATACCGAAAACGTTGGCCAATGCTTCATCAACCGGGTTCTGGACATACACGTGCCCATGCGCGCTCGAACTTGCGGACAAGGCGCTCCGAATCATCCATGGACAGGCCCACTGCACCTCTGTCGAAGGAAAACTGATGACTGTTACACGCCGGGATGTTCTTGCG
It contains:
- a CDS encoding PAAR domain-containing protein is translated as MNLIRVGDDTDHGGKVETGSQTMQYDGRCVARRGDLVSCPKHPEVSPNLIEEGDTSLTDAGVPIARHAGAVSRRASSS